One Phocaeicola dorei genomic region harbors:
- the atpA gene encoding F0F1 ATP synthase subunit alpha, with protein MSENIKPSEVSEVLLQQLKGINTHLQFDEVGNVLQVSDGVARIYGLRNAEANELLEFENGIMAIVMNLEEDNVGAVLLGPTDQIKEGMVVKRTKRIASINVGEGMLGRVIDPLGVPLDGRGQIGGELCEMPLERKAPGVIFRQPVNQPLQTGLKSVDAMIPIGRGQRELIIGDRQTGKTSIAIDTILNQKSNYEAGKPVYCIYVAIGQKGSTVASLVNTLRERGAMDYTIVVAATAADPAALQYFAPFAGAAIGEYFRDTGRDALVVYDDLSKQAVAYREVSLILRRPSGREAYPGDIFYLHSRLLERAAKIINQQEVAEQMNDLPPSLKGKVKAGGSLTALPIIETQAGDVSAYIPTNVISITDGQIFLETDLFNQGFRPAINVGISVSRVGGSAQIKSMKKVAGTLKIDQAQYRELEAFSKFSSDMDPVTAMAIDRGRKNNQLLIQPQYSPMPVGEQIAILYCGTHSLLRDVPLHKVQDFQKSFLEMMRADHQKDVLDVLSSGVINDDVTAIIEKVAADTAQPFKVNE; from the coding sequence ATGTCTGAAAATATAAAACCCAGCGAAGTATCCGAAGTTTTACTTCAGCAACTGAAAGGCATCAACACCCACCTGCAATTTGATGAGGTGGGGAATGTGCTGCAGGTGAGCGATGGTGTGGCACGTATTTACGGTTTGCGCAACGCGGAAGCTAATGAGTTGCTGGAGTTTGAAAACGGTATCATGGCTATCGTGATGAATCTGGAGGAGGACAATGTAGGTGCGGTATTGCTAGGTCCTACTGATCAGATTAAGGAAGGAATGGTGGTGAAACGTACCAAACGCATTGCTTCTATTAATGTGGGCGAAGGTATGTTAGGGCGTGTTATCGATCCGTTAGGCGTACCATTGGATGGCCGTGGACAAATTGGCGGGGAACTGTGCGAAATGCCTTTGGAACGTAAAGCTCCCGGAGTGATCTTCCGTCAGCCTGTGAACCAGCCTTTGCAGACAGGGCTGAAGTCTGTGGATGCTATGATTCCTATCGGGCGTGGACAACGTGAGTTGATTATCGGGGACCGTCAGACCGGAAAAACCTCTATCGCTATAGATACGATTTTGAATCAGAAATCCAACTATGAAGCGGGAAAACCTGTATATTGTATTTATGTAGCCATTGGTCAGAAGGGTTCCACTGTAGCAAGTCTGGTGAATACGCTGCGTGAACGCGGTGCGATGGATTATACCATAGTGGTAGCTGCCACTGCTGCCGATCCGGCTGCATTGCAGTATTTTGCTCCGTTTGCCGGAGCGGCTATCGGAGAGTATTTCCGTGACACAGGCCGGGATGCCTTGGTTGTGTATGATGACTTGTCAAAGCAAGCCGTAGCCTATCGTGAAGTATCCTTGATTCTGCGTCGTCCCTCCGGTCGTGAGGCATATCCGGGTGATATCTTCTATCTGCATTCACGATTGTTGGAGCGTGCGGCAAAGATTATCAACCAGCAGGAAGTGGCCGAACAAATGAATGACCTTCCACCCAGCTTGAAAGGCAAGGTAAAGGCAGGTGGTTCACTGACCGCATTGCCTATTATTGAAACACAGGCAGGTGATGTTTCCGCGTATATTCCAACCAATGTCATTTCCATTACAGACGGTCAGATATTCCTTGAAACCGATTTGTTCAACCAGGGTTTCCGTCCGGCTATCAATGTGGGTATTTCCGTATCCCGTGTGGGAGGTAGTGCCCAGATCAAGAGCATGAAGAAGGTGGCAGGTACATTGAAGATAGATCAGGCACAATATCGCGAACTGGAGGCTTTCTCCAAGTTCAGCAGTGATATGGATCCTGTAACGGCAATGGCTATCGACCGGGGACGTAAGAACAACCAGTTGCTGATACAGCCGCAGTACAGTCCGATGCCTGTCGGAGAACAAATAGCCATTCTTTATTGTGGTACACATAGTTTGCTGCGTGATGTACCCTTGCATAAGGTGCAGGATTTCCAGAAATCATTCCTAGAAATGATGCGTGCCGACCATCAGAAAGATGTACTTGATGTATTGTCAAGCGGTGTGATAAATGATGATGTAACTGCAATTATAGAGAAAGTAGCAGCTGATACGGCTCAACCATTTAAAGTGAACGAATAG
- a CDS encoding F0F1 ATP synthase subunit gamma, with protein sequence MASLKEVKGRIASVNNTRKITSAMKMVASAKLHKAQAAIENMLPYERRLNHILTNFLSAGSEVESPFIVKREVKRVAIVVFASNTSLCGGFNANIIRHLTVILDEYKSLGMENVLLYPVGRKVAEGVKKLGFKAEGDFQHMADKPSYQEASALAEDLMRRFLHRDIDKVELLYNHFRSTAVQVLTRETYLPIDLTQEKKEKDKGRIPDYIVEPSVNVVMEELLPKMFCMKMFTVLLDSNASEHAARTMAMQIATDNANDLLQDLTVMYNKSRQQAITNELLDIVGGSMA encoded by the coding sequence ATGGCATCACTGAAAGAAGTAAAAGGAAGAATAGCCTCAGTAAATAATACGCGGAAAATTACTTCGGCTATGAAGATGGTAGCCTCTGCCAAGTTGCATAAGGCGCAGGCTGCCATAGAAAACATGCTTCCTTACGAACGAAGGCTGAATCACATCCTGACCAATTTTCTGAGTGCGGGTAGTGAGGTGGAGTCTCCTTTCATTGTGAAACGTGAAGTGAAGCGTGTGGCAATCGTCGTGTTTGCCTCCAATACCAGTCTGTGTGGCGGGTTCAATGCAAATATTATCAGGCATCTGACGGTTATTCTGGATGAATACAAGTCCCTGGGTATGGAGAATGTGCTTTTGTATCCGGTAGGCAGAAAGGTAGCGGAAGGTGTGAAGAAATTGGGATTCAAGGCCGAAGGCGATTTCCAGCATATGGCGGATAAACCTTCTTATCAGGAAGCTTCCGCCTTGGCAGAGGACTTGATGAGGCGCTTTCTGCATCGTGACATAGACAAGGTGGAGTTGCTGTACAACCATTTTCGTTCTACAGCAGTACAGGTCCTGACGCGTGAAACTTATCTTCCGATAGACTTGACACAAGAGAAGAAAGAGAAGGACAAAGGCAGGATACCCGATTATATTGTGGAACCGTCTGTAAATGTGGTGATGGAGGAATTGCTCCCGAAGATGTTCTGTATGAAGATGTTCACGGTATTACTGGATTCGAATGCTTCCGAACATGCCGCCCGCACCATGGCTATGCAGATTGCTACAGACAATGCGAATGATTTGTTGCAGGATCTGACGGTGATGTACAACAAGAGTCGTCAGCAGGCTATTACCAATGAACTGTTGGATATAGTAGGCGGTTCAATGGCCTAA